The following DNA comes from Curtobacterium sp. 9128.
AACCGATCCGTTCCTTCGCCGATGCGTCGTGGCGAGACGCGAAGGACTTCACAGGAGCGACGATCCCGGTTGATCCGGAAGCGCTGATCGAGGTCAGGACGCTCGAGCCCCTCGACGGCCTCGAGCCGATGACCCTCCCGGAATCCCTGGTGCGGGCACCCTACACCCCTCCGTCCGCTGGGGTGGTGGTCCCCACAGCGAGCAGCACGACCGGAGCGGCTGCTGGAGGCACGATCGGTGAAGCGACGCTCCAGGGCATCTTCGAGCTCCTCGAACGCGACGCTTTCTGGTTCGCGGCGCGGACAGGACTCCCGCTCGTGTCCGTCGATCCGAACCCGGTGTCGGAACTGCTTGCGTCGGTCCGACGGCTTCACGATGTCGACGTCGTCCTCCGGTGGATCCCGAACCCGCTCTCGCTTCCCATCGCGCACTGTGTCCTGGCGGGTCGGAAAGCGAACCCGATGGCAGCTCGTGGCATGGGTGTTTCGCCTTCTCCTGCGCACGCACTGCGCAAGAGCATCCTCGAGGCCATCCAGATGTGGCGATCCCTCGCGACTGGCGTCGACGTCGATCCTTCCGAGACCGACATGCGTTCTCTCTGGTGGTCCGGGCGAGCGCGAGAACGGTTTCCGGCGTTCTTCGGAGACACCGAGTCTGCTCGAGAGATCTCGCACTGGGGAAGCGATCTTGGCCCGGTGGCAGCCGAGGAGACGCTCGACGCCCTCGTCGACCATGCCGCTTGCTGTGGGCTGCGCTTCGCCCGCGCCGTCCTTGCCGACGAGCCGGGTCACAGCGTCGTCCGGTGCGCCAGCGACCGGATCCTCCCGCTCGACGACTTGTACTTCCCGTTCCTGCACCGATTCGATGAGTGGGAGCGGGTGAGCGGGCACGAGGCGATCGTCGACTACCGCGGCCCGTTGTTCATGTGAACGCGGTGAGACGGACCGGGATCGGGATCTGGCTCTTCCTGGGGTTCAGCGGGATCGGCATCGGCTGCTTCAGTGTCCTGGACAACTTCTACTTCCGGAGCCTGGGCTACTCCGTCGCCGTGATCGGCGCGCTCACGGCGACGTTCAACATCTCCCTTGCGGTCGCGGAACTCCCATCGGCGGTCGTTTTCGATCGACGGTCACACTGGGCGGCGATCCAGATCGGCAACGCGATCCGTCTCGTCGGACTCGTCCTCTTCTTCCTCGCGCTCGGTCCCGTCGGGGACTTTCTCGGTGAGGGGCTCGCCGGGATCGGCGCGGCAGCGATGAGCGGCACATCGGTCGCGTACATGCTCAACCGGCTCGGCGCGGTCGACTCCCACGAACGACGACGGGTGATGGGCTTCTCGGTCGCGTTGGGCGCGGCGACGTCGCTTGCGGGCGGTGCGCTCGGCCTCGCTGGCTACGCCATCGCGCCCAGGATGATCTGGGGCCTGGGCGCTCTGTGGATTGCAGTCGCCGGAGTGGTCTTCTTCGTCGGGCGTCCGAGGACGTCGACCGTCGCCTCACGCCAGGTGGAACCCCTGAACGCGTACGTCCGGGGGCTCATCGATGTCGGTAGGCACCCGCGGGCCTGGCTCGCGATCACGGCTGACGCGGCACTGGTCGGTCCACTGCTCCTCTGGCAACTCCGGTTGGGGGCGACCGACATCTCCGCCGTCTTCCTCGGTTTCGCTGTGATGAAGGTCGCAGGCCTGCTCGGGGGTCAGCTCCTCGGACATCGGCGGGTCGGAACCCGGGTGCTCCTCGCATGCCTGGCAGGCAACATCGTGTCGGTCGTGGGTTTCGCTGCCGCCAACGAGGTGGCGGTCATCGTCGGGTTCTTCGGAATCCACGTCCTGCTCCAGATCGCAGTGAGCGTGTACTGCCGATCCGAGCTGCACGCGGTGGTGGACGACTCGCGACGCGCCGGCGCGAGCTCGGTCGTCTCCCTGCTGGGGTCCCTCGTCAGTGGGATCGCTGCGCTCGTCGTCGGGCACATCGCGGACGTGTCCGGCGCACTGCCCGCGATGATCCCCAGCATCACCTTGTACGCGACGGTTGCGGTCCTGACGATCACGACAGCACGGACGCAACAACGCTGAGCTGCACCGGAAGACCGATTCGGCCCGAGCCCCGTCGAGAAGAGGCACGTACTGTCATGCCAGGTGGTCAGTGGAGCGAGTGACGGGAATCGAACCCGCGCTACCAGCTTGGGAAGCTGGAGTTCTACCATTGAACTACACTCGCGTGCCCGCTCGGCGGGACTCGACAACCATACCGGATTCTCGCCTGGAAGCCAGCCGACCGCGTGCCGTGTGCCGCCGTGCCGGGGCTGACCCGAGCCTCCCGTCCGGTGCCCGTGTCTCTTCTGTGAGCCCGCCCGCCTGACGGACAGGTGTCGGACGCGTGTGTACCGTCCAGGGAGTTCCAGCGACCCTGAACCGAGGAGGACCCGGATGGTCAGACATCCCCTCATCGACGACGTCGTCGGCCCCGCGATCGTGGTCGACTCCGACTCGCAGGTGGTGTGGCTGACCGAGGCGCTGGCCTCGCTGCTGCGGCGTGCGTCCGCGGCCGAACGCATGGTCGTGCTCCGGACCGGGCCGCAGGCTGCGCTCACGCCGGCGCTCCGCCACGCCCTGGGCGTGCACGGTGCCGCGTGGGCGGTGCGGGACTTCGACGGGACCCTCCGCGACGGCCGGACCGGTGTCCGTGCCGCCGGCGTCGAGGACTTCGTCGAGCGCGGGCCGGAACTGCTCGGGACACCCTCCCCTGAACACCCGGTCGCCGGTGACTCGGTGCGCCAGATCAGCATCGACCTCACGCTGCGCCACCACGACGAGCGGGCGATCGACATCGGGTCCGCGATCGAGGCCCTGTGCCACACGGTCGGTACCTGTCCGACGCGCTGGGGCACAGCCGAGCCGTTGTCAGTGCCGTGGGACCGCTGGGTCGTCACGCAGTACGCCAAGCACGAGTCGCCCGGCGTCAGTACCTCGTACGCCGTCGGCGACGGCTTCTCCGCGACCATGACCGCGCACCTCACCGACGGCGTCGTCATCGAGACCATGTCCGCCGTCCTGACGATCCCGGAGGACGGGGCGGACCCGGAGCTCGCGGACCGGCTGCTCGAGGCCGTGCACCGCGTCGCCGAGGACGTCGTCCCGGTGTTCGGCGTCGTCATGCAGCGGCGTGGGGACGCCGACCACCTCGTCCGTGCCGTGTCGCACGGCGAACCGGCACCGCTCGCCGTCGTGGTCGGACCGGAGGCGGCCGGGTTCCTCGACCGAGGTGCCGTGTGGCCGCCGCCGCACACCTCGACCTCGACGTTCGGTGCCGGTGCTGCGGTCGACGGAGGCGGGCAGGGACTCATCGTCCGGCTCGAAGACGGCTGGACGGCGCTCGAGTCGTTCCTCGACCGCATCGACGAGGACCGCTTCCTCCAGCTGGTCGGCGGCGCTCCGCTCGACCCGGCGCACGACGAGGGAACGCTCGACGGGCACGTCGGTGCCGGCGGTCGGCACGGTGGCATCGGTGCCCCGTGACGTGACCCTGCTCTGCCGGGAACAGGTGGAGATCCGCGAGGTCGCCGAGGCGTTGCTGCTCCACGACGACACATGGGGTGTGCGGGCACTCGACGACGGCCCGATGATGCAGGTCTGTCGTGACCAGGAACACCCGGTGATCACGGTGCTCGGCGTCCGCCGGGTCGACTCGTTCGACGAGGTGGAGCGGATCCTCCCGGACGCCCCGACCCTCGGGACCCCGCTGTGGTGGGTGGACACCGTGACCCCTGCCGGGTCGGACGGCGAGTCGGGGATCGCGGCTGCGCTCGAGGCCGCACTCGACCTCGACGCGGTCTGCATCGTCCACGGTGACTGACCGGCGGCCAGCCGGACCCCGGTAGCGGACAGCCCGTGCGGCCGTGTCAGTCGCGGTTCATCGCGGACAGGCGCTCGTTGTACGCCTTCAGCTCGGCGTCCCCGTCGCGGTCGGCCTGGCGGTCGAGGCGCTTCGCGTCGCGCTTGTCCGACTTCACCCAGTTCCGCACCACGAGCAGCGCCACGAACACCATCGGCAGCTCGGACGCACCCCACGCGATGCCGCCGCCGGTGTGCTGGTCGGCGAGGAGTGCGGCGTCGTTCGTCTGCCCGAGGGCGTGGAACCAGTCGACGGCGTAGATCGACTCCGACGTCATCACGGCGACACCGAAGAACGCGTGGAACGCCAGGGTCGCGAGCAGGGCGATGATGAGGATCGGGTACTGCGGGCGCTTGGGACCGGGGTCGATGCCGACGAACACCCAGAAGAACAGGTAGCCGCTCAGCACGAAGTGGACGACCATCGCCACGTGCCACTCGTGTGACTGCATGGCGGCCTGGAACGCACCGGTGAAGTAGAACACCACGAGGGATCCGGCGAAGATCACCCCGGCGACGGCGGGCTTCGCCATGAACTGCATGTACCGCGAGTGCACGAACAGCATGAGCCACTCCCGGGCGCCGCGCGAGCCGTCGTTCCGGACCGGCAGGGTCCGCAGTGCGAGCAGCACCGGGCCGCCGAGCACGAGCGGCAGCGGCACGAACATCATCAGCAGCATGTGCTGGATCATGTGCGACGAGAAGTGGATCATGCCGTAGACCGACGGACCGGCCGAGGTCGTCCAGATGAACACCGCGCAGCCGAGCAGCCACGAGATCGTCCGGCCGACCGGCCACTTGTCGCCGCGCTTCCGGAGCTTCCGGACGGCGACGAGGTACCAGCCGGCACCGACCACGGCGAGCGCGAGCCACACCCAGTCGATGTGCCACTGCGTGAGGAAGGTGTGCAGTGTCTGCGTCGGCGGGTACGGGTAGCCGATGAGGCCCGAGCGGGTGTCCTCGCCGGTCTCCGGGGTCTGCGGGATCGGCGGCTGGCTCCGGGACACCGCGACGGAGACGCCGATGGCGACGGCCATGAACACGATCTCGGCGAGGGCGAACCGGGTGAACGACCGGCGGTCGAGCGGGGAGCGCAGCAGTGCCGGCACGAGCTTCCGTCGCTGCACGACACCGGCGAGCCCGAGCAGGATCAGGATCGACGCCTTGACGGTGATGAGCCAGCCGTAGGTCGTCGTGAACAGGTCGAGCGGCCCGGTCAGACGGAGCGAGGCGTTCACGATGCCGGAGAACGCCACGGCGGCGAACGACCACCCGGCGAGCGTCGAGTACCGGGCGACCATGCGTCCGGTCGCGCCCTTCGTCCTGGTGCGCAGTGCGACGACCGCGACGAGCCCACCGGCCCACACGCACACCCCGATGAGGTGGATCGCGAGGGAGTTGACCGCGTTGGCGTGCTCGAGGGACCCGGCGGCATGGCCGGAGAGGGCGAGGGGGAGCAGCGCGAAGAGCCCGGCGACCGTCGCCATGGCGAGTGTCGTGACCCGGGTCGCGAACGCCGCGAGCACCGTCGCGATGAGGATCGCGGCCGCCGACACGACGAGCGCCTGCCCGATCTCGACCTGGAACGCGAAGAGCATGAAGTTCCGCGCGAACACCGAGTTCGTCAGCGGGACCCCGAGGGTGTTCGCCCCGGTGAAGACCAGGCTGACGACGGCGGCGAGGAACCAGATCGCTCCGGTCGTCGCCGCCCACCGAACCGCCCGGTGCTGGACGCTCGACATCGCGCCGTGGTCCTTCTTCTGCGCGGGCAGCGCGAACGCGGCGACGATGAGCAGCCCGATCGTGAGCGCCGCCATCGTGTCGTGCACCACCCGCGCGACGGGGAGCCCGTACTGCACGAGGTCGCCGGCCGACACGAGCTGCTGGCTCGCCGTGAACGCGCCGGTCACGGTCATGCCGAGGATCGAGCAGCCGACCGCGAGCGGGATCGCGATGGCGAGCACGGTCGCGACGGTGGATGTACGAGCGGTGACGGGCGCCGATTCCGGCGCCGAGCCTCCAGGCTGTGTTTCGGGTGACGTGACGGTCATCGACCTGTTCCGGGGACGCTTGCGTCCGCGAGACCGCGGACCCTCCATGGTAGGCGCTGCCGACTGATCACACCTTGCGCTCCCAGATCCCCTCGCTGCCGACGCCGACGAACCCGACCGCCTCGTTCACGTCGAGCATCGGCCGGTTCTCCTCGGCGTTGAACGTCACGATGGACGGGTGCCCCGGGTGGTCCCGCTCGATCGTCTCGATCCCGACGACCTTGAGCAGCCAGCCGAGCCGGTGCCCGCGGTGTTCCCGGAGGACGAGCGTGTCCCACTGGAACACGGGCTGATCGCGGTCATCCGGCACGGACAGCTGCGTGAAACCCACCAGGGTGGTGCTCGGGACGTGTTCGACCGCGACGGTGAGCAACGTCCTGGGGGAGTCCTCGAGGTGTTCCTCGTGTTCCTGCAGCCGCTCGACGGTCCACACGTCCTCCGGCTCCTCCATGTCGCCCTCTGGTGCGTCGGTGCTCATCCGGGTCTCGAGCAGGGCGATGCCCGCCTGCCACTCGGTTGGCGTGCGACCCGTCCAGGAGTGCACGCGGTAGTCGGGACCTGCCGCGGTCGACGCCCGCTCGTGCAGGGTCTGCACCACCGAGTGGTCTGCCGGCAGCGCGAGCCGGCTGATGCGGTTCACCTGGCCGAAGCGCCAGCCTCGGCCGGTCAGGAAGCGGACCCCTGGCTCGTCCGCGGGGACGGCGCCGAACCCGGTCGGGGCGACGACGTACCCGGGGCCGGCAGCGGGACCGACCTGCCGCGAGACGGCGTAGGTCTTCCATTGGGTGCGGCCCTCGGCGCGGGCGATGCCCTCGATGTGGTCGGCGAGCAGCGTGCCGATCCCGCGGCGACGGTGCTCGGGGTCGACGCCGATCGAGATCCAGCAGTTCGGCGTGCCCTCGGCGGTCTTCGAGTCGTACGCGCCGGCAGCGACGACGATGCCCCCGTCCTCGGAGTCCGCCGTCTCGTCCCGGACGACGAACAGTCGGCTCGGTGCCTCCGGGTCATGCTGCAGGGGGAGCTGTTCCTCGGCCTTCCAGGCGAGCTCGGCGAGGCCGTGGACGGCGACCTCAGAGCGGTTCGACACGTCGACCCACTCCTGGAACGCCCGCACCTTCGCACGGTCGTCGGTCATGGTGGCGGGGACGTCGAGTTCGACGACGCGGTACACGGTGGTTCCTTCCGCCGCCCGTGCCGTCTGCAGGGCAGCCGAGCAGCATATCGGGGGAGCGCCTGTGCCCGCTAGGATTCCGTACCGTGCTGCTCTCCGACCGCGACATCACCGCCCAGCTCGCCGCAGGCCGGATCGGCCTCGATCCCCGCGATCTCTCGCTCGTCCAGCCGTCGAGCGTCGACGTACGCCTCGACAAGTTCTTCCGGCTGTTCGACAACCACAAGTACCCCCACATCGACCCGGCCGTGGACCAGCCCGACCTCACCCGTCTGGTCGAGGCCGACCCGGACGAGGCCTTCGTGCTGCACCCCGGTGAGTTCGTGCTGGGGTCGACGTACGAGGTCGTCACGCTCCCCGACGACATCGCCGCCAGGCTCGAGGGCAAGAGCTCGCTCGGCCGTCTCGGACTCCTGACGCACTCGACCGCCGGGTTCATCGACCCCGGGTTCTCCGGCCACGTGACCCTGGAGCTCTCGAACGTCGCGACCCTGCCCATCAAGCTCTGGCCGGGCATGAAGATCGGGCAGCTCTGCTTCTTCCAGCTGTCGAGCCCCGCGGACAAGCCGTACGGCTCCGCCGAGTACCAGTCGCGGTACCAGGGCCAGCGTGGCCCGACACCGTCGCGGTCGGCGCAGAACTTCCACCGGACGGACGTCTCCGTCCGCGACTGACGACCTCGCGGACGGCCCACACGCCCCCGATCCGACACGCAGGGCAGAACGATCGGTGCGCGAGATGATACGAAATTTTTCATCTTGTGTATCGTGGCGTCATGTCAGGTGTCCTTGCACGACCCGCGGACCGACTGTCCGCGGCCGACCTCATCCGTGACGCGCGACTCCGTGCCGAGCTGACCCAGGTCCAGCTCGCGAAGCGGGCGGGCGTCACGCAGAGCGTCATCAGCACCTACGAGAACGGTCGACGCGAGCCGTCCCTCGCGGCGCTCCAGCGGTTGCTCTTCGCCGCGGGCTTCATGACCGTCATCGACCTGGAGCCCGTCGCCGATCCGCCGCCGCTCCGCGAACGGGTCGCCGCCGCCCGACTCGAGCTGCTCGAGGTCATCACGCGACTCGGCGGGATGAACCCGCGGCTGTTCGGCAGCGTCGCCCGGGGCGAGGACGGTCCGGACAGCGATGTCGACCTGATGGTGGACCTGCGCCCGGGGCTCGGGATCTTCGCCCTCATGCGCATCCAGGACGCCGCGGAGCAGGTGCTCGGCGTGCGCGTCGACGTCGTCGCGGCGGCCGGCATGAGCGAGGACGTCGTCCGGGACGCGGTGCCGCTGTGAACCGCGACGTCCCGGAGCGGCTCGACGACGTCATCCGGGCGTGCGGGGTCATCGACCGGTACGTCTCGGACACGTCGCTGCCGGAGGACCTGGTCTACGACGCCGTCCGGATGCGCCTCGTCGAGATCGGCGAGGCCGTGCGGATGCTCCCAGTGGCGGTGACGGCTGGCGAGCCGGGCATCCCGTGGTCGCGCGTCTCGCTCCTCGGCGAACGACTCACCCGGCGCTACTTCGACACGACGCCGGCGATCGTGCTCGGGACCGCGCGGGTGGACGTCCCACACCTCTGCGAGGCGGCCCGCCGCCTGCGTGCCCGCCACGGCTAGCCCCGGCTCGCGCGCTCCGGACGGGAGGCTCGCGGCGGGCCCGCCACGAGCCTCCCGTCCGACGGTTGGTGGCGGCCGCTGGTTCGCACCCCGGTGCGGACATCGCGCCCCGTCGCGAACGGGCGCGATGTCCGTGGCCGGGCGCGACGCCCCGGGCCGTCGCGCCCCGAAACGGGACAGGGCCCCGTCCGCGATGCGGACGGGGCCCTGTCGGGTGCTGTGTTGCTTACTTGCCGGCCTCGGCCAGCTTCTCGAGGGTGTCGTTGCCCTTGTAGGCCTCGACCGCGTTCTCCTTGGTGACGAGCACCGGGGTGAGCTCGATCGCGGGGACCGTCTTCACACCGTTGTAGTTGTTCGTCTTGTCGATCTTGGTGTCGGGCTTGTCGCCCTTCGCCAGCGTCGAGACCAGGTCGACGGCCGCCTGGGCCTCTTCCGTGGTGTTCTTGTAGATCGTCGAGTACTGCTCGCCGCTCATGATGAGCGGGATCGACGCGGTCTCCGAGTCCTGCCCGGTGACGACGGGGTTGTCCTTGCCGGCGGCCTTGGTCGCGGTGAGGATCGCACGGGCGAGGGTGTCGTTCGGCGACAGGACGCCGTCGAGCTTGGTGTCACCCGTGTAGTACTGCGACAGGAGGTCCGTCATGCGGGACTGGGCCTTCTGCGCGAGCCAGCCCTGCGTGTTGACCTTGCCGAACGTGGTCTGACCCGAGACGACCTTGAGCGTGCCGTCGTCGATCTTCGGCTGCAGGACGCTCATCGCACCGTTGAAGAACACCGTCGCGTTGGCGTCGTCCGGCGAACCGGCGAAGAGCTCGACGTTGTACGGCCCGCTGCCCTTCTTCTCCTTGAGGCCCTTGAGGAGCGCGTTGGCCTGCAGCTGGCCGACCTTGTAGTTGTTGAACGCGACGTAGTAGTCGACGTTCTTGGTGTTCAGGATGTTGCGGTCCCAGGCGATGACGACGGCACCAGAGGACTTCGCCGACTTGACCTGCGAGGTGAGCTGCGAGCCGTCGGCCGCACCGATGATGACGGCCTTCGCACCCTTGGTGATCATGCCCGAGATCTGCGACTGCTGGTCCGGGACGGGGCTGCCGGCGTTGGCGTACTGGATGTCCGCCTTGAAGCCGGCGTCCTCGATCGACTTCTTGAACGCGGCACCCGCGAGGACCCAGTTCTGCGAGGTCTTCGCCGGGAGCGCGACGCCGATGAGGTCGCCCTTCTTGATGGTCGCGTCGGAACCGCTGCCGGAGTCCGAGCCACGTGCGGAGCAGCCGCTGAGGGCGAGACCCGCGATGAGCGCCAGGCTGAGGCCGGCGACGATCTTCTTGCGCATGTGATTGCTTTCTCTTCGTTGAGGAGGGATGGGGCCGGAGCCCCGCTGTGGGGAGTGGGTGAGCTAGGGGAGGGTGATCTTCTCGGGCTGGTCCTCGATGGACTTCGGCTGCTGCGCGGCCACCGTGTTCTGTTCGGTGTCCTTGCGCTGGAACTGCCGCATCATGCCGCCGATCAGGGACGGACGCCCCTGCGACTTCGAGTAGACGTCGAAGGCGACGGCGACGAGCAGGACGAGACCACGGATGATCTGCACCTTGTTCGACTCGATGCCCATGAGCTGCAGGCCGTTCGACAGCAGCGCCATGACGAGACCACCGATGATCGACCCGGAGATCGTGCCGACACCACCGGCGACCGCTGCACCACCGACGAACACGGCGGCGATCGCGTCGAGCTCCCAGCCGGTGCCGTCAGCAGGGCCGGAGGCGCCCGAGTACCCGACGAAGACCATGCCGGCGATCGCGGCGAGGACGGACATGTTCATCATGACGAAGAAGTTGACCTTCTTCGCACTGACGCCGGAGAGGACCGCGGCGTTGGCGTTGCCACCGACGGCGTAGACCTGGCGACCGAAGATCGTGTTCTTCGTGACGAAGCCGTAGATGATCGTCAGGACGCCGAGGATGATCGCGACGATCGGGACCGAGGTGCCGACGGGGCCGGCGGCGAACAGGTACGTCGCGACGAGCGTCACGGCGACGAGGACACCGGTGCGGACGATCGAGACCCACAGCGGCGGGACCTCGGCCTGCATCTTCCGGCGACGGGACCGCCCGCGCGCCTCGATGATGATGAGCGCCGCGACGGTGACGAGACCGATCAGGACGGTGCCGTTCGAGAACGGGGTGCCTGGTCCGAAGTCCGGGATGAACCCGGCGCCGATCGTCGTGTAGCTGTCCGGCACGGGGACGGATGTCGAGTTGCCGATGATCTGGTTCGCACCACGGAAGATCAGCTGACCGGCCAGCGTCACGATGAACGCGGGAACCCGGACGAACGCGACCCAGAAGCCCTGCCACGCACCGATCAGGGCGCCGCACACCAGGCCGAGGACGATCGCGGCCCACACCGGGAAGTGCCACACGGCCATCGACTGGGCGACGACGATGCCGACGACCGCCGCGACCGATCCGACCGACAGGTCGATGTGGCCGGCGATGATCACCATGACCATGCCGAGCGCCAGGATGAGGATGTAGGAGTACTGCAGGAACAGGTTGATGACGTTCGTGGGCTCGAGGATGAGCCCGTTCGTCGTGACCGAGAAGATGGCGAGGATCGCGATCAACGCGATGATCATGCCGTACTGGCCGATGCTGTTGCCCTTACCGAAGAGCAGTCTCAAGTTCTTCATTTCGCGAGTGCGCCCTTCCGCGCGGAGGTCATGCTGCGCATGAGCGTTTCCGGATCGGCCTGGTCGGCCGGTACGTCGTTGGTGATCTGGCCCTCGAAGATCGTGTAGATCCGGTCGGAGAGGCCCAGGAGTTCCGGGAGCTCGGACGAGATGAGGATGATGCCCTTCCCCTCGGCCGCGAGCTGCTGGATGATGCCGTAGATCTCGAACTTCGCGCCCACGTCGATGCCGCGGGTCGGTTCGTCGAGGATGAGTAGGTCCGGGTCGGTGAACATCCACTTCGACAGGACGACCTTCTGCTGGTTCCCGCCGGAGAGCTTCCCGACGTTCTCCTCGACGCTCGGCACCTTCGTGCGGAGCAGCTTCCGGTACTTCTCGGCGACGTCGTACTCCTCGAGGGAGTCCACGACGCCGGCCTTCGAGATCTTGTGCAGGTCGGCGGACACCGTCGAGCGCTTCACGGTGTCGAGCAGGTTCAGGCCGAGTGCCTTGCGGTCCTCGGACACGTAGCCGAGCCCGGCGTCGATCGCCTGCTGGACGTTGTTGAGCTTGATCTCCTGGCCGTCCTTGATGACCTGGCCACCGAGGAACGTGCCGTAGGAGTGGCCGAAGATGCTCATCGCGAGCTCGGTGCGGCCGGCGCCCATGAGCCCGGCGAACCCGACGATCTCGCCGCGCTTCACGTGGAAGTTCGAGCCCTTGCAGACCAGGCGCGACGAGTCGAGCGGGTGCTGCACGGTCCAGTCGCGGACCTCGAAGAAGGTCTCGCCGATCTTCGGGGTGCGGTCGGGGAAGCGGGACTCGAGCGAGCGGCCGACCATCCCGCGGATGATGCGGTCCTCGTTGACGCCGTCCGCCTTGACGTTGAGCGTCTCGATGGCCTTGCCGTCACGGATGATCGTGATGCTGTCGGCGATCTGCTCGATCTCGTTGAGCTTGTGGCTGATGATGATGCTCGAGATGCCTTTGGCCTTCAGACCGACGATCAGGTCGAGCAGGTGCTGCGAGTCGTTCTCGTTGAGCGCCGCGGTGGGCTCGTCGAGGATGAGGAGCTTGACGTCCTTGTGCAGGGCCTTGGCGATCTCGACCAGCTGCTGCTTGCCGACACCGATGTTCTTGATCTGCGTGTCCGGGTCGTCGGCGAGGCCGACGCGGGCGAGCAGGTCCTGGGCGCGGAGCTGGGCCGTGGTCCAGTCGATCGCCCCGAAGCGGCTCGGCTCGTTGCCGAGGAACAGGTTCTCGGTGATCGAGAGCTCCGGGATGAGCGCGAGCTCCTGGTGGATGATGACGATGCCGGCCTGCTCGGACTGCTTGATGTCCTTGAAGCGGACCTCTTCGCCTTCGTAGACGATCTCGCCCGTGTAGGTGCCGTACGGGTAGACGCCGGACAGGACCTTCATGAGGGTCGACTTGCCCGCACCGTTCTCCCCGCAGATCGCGTGGATCTCACCGGCGCGGACCGTGAGCGAGACGTCCGCGAGGGCCTTGACACCAGGGAACTCCTTGGTGATCGACCG
Coding sequences within:
- a CDS encoding YcaO-like family protein — encoded protein: MLNPSFDDAGGLYTVDTGIFLGTPTAYAPVGGKGDTIDQALASCVGEGIERYYIATRARPSRTEPIRSFADASWRDAKDFTGATIPVDPEALIEVRTLEPLDGLEPMTLPESLVRAPYTPPSAGVVVPTASSTTGAAAGGTIGEATLQGIFELLERDAFWFAARTGLPLVSVDPNPVSELLASVRRLHDVDVVLRWIPNPLSLPIAHCVLAGRKANPMAARGMGVSPSPAHALRKSILEAIQMWRSLATGVDVDPSETDMRSLWWSGRARERFPAFFGDTESAREISHWGSDLGPVAAEETLDALVDHAACCGLRFARAVLADEPGHSVVRCASDRILPLDDLYFPFLHRFDEWERVSGHEAIVDYRGPLFM
- a CDS encoding DUF6177 family protein, whose product is MVRHPLIDDVVGPAIVVDSDSQVVWLTEALASLLRRASAAERMVVLRTGPQAALTPALRHALGVHGAAWAVRDFDGTLRDGRTGVRAAGVEDFVERGPELLGTPSPEHPVAGDSVRQISIDLTLRHHDERAIDIGSAIEALCHTVGTCPTRWGTAEPLSVPWDRWVVTQYAKHESPGVSTSYAVGDGFSATMTAHLTDGVVIETMSAVLTIPEDGADPELADRLLEAVHRVAEDVVPVFGVVMQRRGDADHLVRAVSHGEPAPLAVVVGPEAAGFLDRGAVWPPPHTSTSTFGAGAAVDGGGQGLIVRLEDGWTALESFLDRIDEDRFLQLVGGAPLDPAHDEGTLDGHVGAGGRHGGIGAP
- a CDS encoding cytochrome c oxidase assembly protein produces the protein MLAIAIPLAVGCSILGMTVTGAFTASQQLVSAGDLVQYGLPVARVVHDTMAALTIGLLIVAAFALPAQKKDHGAMSSVQHRAVRWAATTGAIWFLAAVVSLVFTGANTLGVPLTNSVFARNFMLFAFQVEIGQALVVSAAAILIATVLAAFATRVTTLAMATVAGLFALLPLALSGHAAGSLEHANAVNSLAIHLIGVCVWAGGLVAVVALRTRTKGATGRMVARYSTLAGWSFAAVAFSGIVNASLRLTGPLDLFTTTYGWLITVKASILILLGLAGVVQRRKLVPALLRSPLDRRSFTRFALAEIVFMAVAIGVSVAVSRSQPPIPQTPETGEDTRSGLIGYPYPPTQTLHTFLTQWHIDWVWLALAVVGAGWYLVAVRKLRKRGDKWPVGRTISWLLGCAVFIWTTSAGPSVYGMIHFSSHMIQHMLLMMFVPLPLVLGGPVLLALRTLPVRNDGSRGAREWLMLFVHSRYMQFMAKPAVAGVIFAGSLVVFYFTGAFQAAMQSHEWHVAMVVHFVLSGYLFFWVFVGIDPGPKRPQYPILIIALLATLAFHAFFGVAVMTSESIYAVDWFHALGQTNDAALLADQHTGGGIAWGASELPMVFVALLVVRNWVKSDKRDAKRLDRQADRDGDAELKAYNERLSAMNRD
- a CDS encoding GNAT family N-acetyltransferase; its protein translation is MYRVVELDVPATMTDDRAKVRAFQEWVDVSNRSEVAVHGLAELAWKAEEQLPLQHDPEAPSRLFVVRDETADSEDGGIVVAAGAYDSKTAEGTPNCWISIGVDPEHRRRGIGTLLADHIEGIARAEGRTQWKTYAVSRQVGPAAGPGYVVAPTGFGAVPADEPGVRFLTGRGWRFGQVNRISRLALPADHSVVQTLHERASTAAGPDYRVHSWTGRTPTEWQAGIALLETRMSTDAPEGDMEEPEDVWTVERLQEHEEHLEDSPRTLLTVAVEHVPSTTLVGFTQLSVPDDRDQPVFQWDTLVLREHRGHRLGWLLKVVGIETIERDHPGHPSIVTFNAEENRPMLDVNEAVGFVGVGSEGIWERKV
- the dcd gene encoding dCTP deaminase, yielding MLLSDRDITAQLAAGRIGLDPRDLSLVQPSSVDVRLDKFFRLFDNHKYPHIDPAVDQPDLTRLVEADPDEAFVLHPGEFVLGSTYEVVTLPDDIAARLEGKSSLGRLGLLTHSTAGFIDPGFSGHVTLELSNVATLPIKLWPGMKIGQLCFFQLSSPADKPYGSAEYQSRYQGQRGPTPSRSAQNFHRTDVSVRD
- a CDS encoding XRE family transcriptional regulator, which translates into the protein MSGVLARPADRLSAADLIRDARLRAELTQVQLAKRAGVTQSVISTYENGRREPSLAALQRLLFAAGFMTVIDLEPVADPPPLRERVAAARLELLEVITRLGGMNPRLFGSVARGEDGPDSDVDLMVDLRPGLGIFALMRIQDAAEQVLGVRVDVVAAAGMSEDVVRDAVPL
- a CDS encoding HepT-like ribonuclease domain-containing protein; translation: MNRDVPERLDDVIRACGVIDRYVSDTSLPEDLVYDAVRMRLVEIGEAVRMLPVAVTAGEPGIPWSRVSLLGERLTRRYFDTTPAIVLGTARVDVPHLCEAARRLRARHG
- a CDS encoding sugar-binding protein, with product MRKKIVAGLSLALIAGLALSGCSARGSDSGSGSDATIKKGDLIGVALPAKTSQNWVLAGAAFKKSIEDAGFKADIQYANAGSPVPDQQSQISGMITKGAKAVIIGAADGSQLTSQVKSAKSSGAVVIAWDRNILNTKNVDYYVAFNNYKVGQLQANALLKGLKEKKGSGPYNVELFAGSPDDANATVFFNGAMSVLQPKIDDGTLKVVSGQTTFGKVNTQGWLAQKAQSRMTDLLSQYYTGDTKLDGVLSPNDTLARAILTATKAAGKDNPVVTGQDSETASIPLIMSGEQYSTIYKNTTEEAQAAVDLVSTLAKGDKPDTKIDKTNNYNGVKTVPAIELTPVLVTKENAVEAYKGNDTLEKLAEAGK